taaaggatgatgccctaatcagtaaaattgattaattgtatgacgatacaagttaatcaattccttaaaattgaataattcattagtgagagagaaaatttatatcttattgtaatgggattaaataagatttattttagtaataaaatactttattactaaaattgcttattgtttgagaaacaatagaaataagaatgaatggttatttataattacaagatgttgtgatttataattatatgacccattttatttatgtgatcaagtatcactagtcaatttgttgtatgtaatttaattaatttgtaaaatgatatttatgtgataaatatgcatttaatttattaataacatgtaacatactacatgtaacatgttgtgggacaaatgacaaattaacaaaataaaatggtggtccatattatGTGCATGAACCGAAATGGAGGAGGTATTAGTGGGTagtggttattttattttatgtgataaaaataaaataatgatgcTTATACCtaatagccttacacacctactcacttgagaagaacaaaaggtGAAAGAAAAAGACCATGCATGTCTTGGACTACTCCCTCCACCGGTTTTCATATACAAAAGAGAAGAATTTCTCCTTTTGTATCATTCATTTTTCCTattcacatgcaatatttacacatgCATTTTTTCCTCTCTACTCTTTCATCTTTCTcataaacttgagaaatgatgatccaatttgttcaatcacattactaatattattaatgtaatatatgagtattagtaatcaattttaaggtaaactactaaacaaatatctagcacatattatttagtagagataagggataattttgggtgcaatcaagatgAGTGACTtttatacttggagtctttggaggatcatcctattactcatcatagctcaagaacaagtgaaggtaggagaccttacttgtgcccacaaaaccaaaattaacaatgtaaggacattgtgttcttataaatcttttattttgttatgcatgcactagatccaaagaacaaataattaagaagttaattagttcactattagaagagtctaataataggtaaataaacctaacaaaattatctaaagggggagcaatctaagggtacacactccattgtagatataatttctctaagctactaagtctaagaggataccaacaaatcacctccaagttgtgtcaaactagggtacttttatcctcaatcgctaaatgcttttgtcaagagtagtcttcttatggtgttagaaacactgtaggattgcggaattccccctcttgcctagacaagaagaagggtcgtccccctCCTCAAATACACTTTTTTAAAATAACTCCCAcctcaaatttttttattttcttacacCCATTTTAATGTCTCCGTTTATAACTTGCACCCATAACCGTTTTCAGGTGAAAAAGCAtgtgaaatgacgaaaatgccccCGCGTGTTTAAAAAGCTATGACTCTTCATTTCCCTCACTTATTCCATCTGTTGAACAACACAACACTTGTTAAAATTCCCCCAAAAATCTTCCCAAATCCCAGTTTAAACTCTTTAAAATTTCCCCTAAATTTTCCCCAAATTTCCgcttaaaaccctaattttcgaggGATTGTTCATTCATCAGGATTGATTTATGTAAGTTTTCATTCTATCTCTTATTTCGAATTTCTTTGTTTGTTATTTTTGATTTCTGTAACCTTTGTCTTCAATAATGTTGATTGTAGTAGCTTTATTTTCTCGGTTTGTAATCCGATAATTCTATAAGCTTAATTTTGAGCATCCTAATTTCTGGGTTATCTATTTCTGGGTTTAGGGTGTTGGGGTTTTGTATTTCTGGGTTTATGATTCTAATTTTAGTGTTTATTAGTTTAGGTTTTCCAATCTTTGATTTTGTCCTTTGTTATAGGAAATGGCTTCAAAAAGTACTCCTACTAGGGTGACTTTGCGTGTCAATCATGGTGGTCAATTTAAGGTTCACGAAGGGAAGTTTGACTATGTGGGGGGTGCTGTGCATCTTCAAACTGGTGTTCTGTTAGATGATGTAACTGTAGAGATGTTTAAGAAATTGGCTATTAGATTAACTAGAAGAGATGACTCAGAAATTTGGTATAGAAGACCAATGAGGAGTATTAGGGATGCTAATGGAAAAGGGTTATTGGTTTCCTGTTTTGATTTAATCAATTTAGTAAAGACTCTATGCAAGACTACCAATACATTGACTGTGTGGATAACTGAACCCTTAACAGTAGAATCTTTTGCTTCTACCTCAACTATAGTACAAACAGAAAAGAGCAAAAGTGCAACAGTGGTCCCACCAAGTAAAGATGCTTTGATGGGAAGtacctctacttctttatgcactaCAGAACAAAACACTAAGGCCCAAAATAGCCTTCTTTGTCCCATCCCACTCCAATTCAAAGCACCCACCCAACAAATACCTACCCCAACTAATGCAACTCTGAGATCTTTAAGAAGAAGCCCTCGACAACACAAAAATACCACAGAAGCTTCAACAAAAAAGATCACAAAAACTGACCTTGTTATTGTAAATGAGGCCACTGCTAGGGAGAAGTTACCCTTGAGGAGGAGGGTAAACTTTGGTGCTCAGCCTGGGATTGTTATAAGGGATTCAGATGTGGAGTCTGAGCAGGAGAGTGGTTGTTTGAATGGTGTAGTAACTTGATTTATTGAGCTAGGAAGACATAAAAAAAGGGACAGAAAAGGGAAAGCTATAGTGAATGAAGGCATAGAAGTGACAAAGGAAGGTAAAGGTAAGAAGATAGCAACTGTGAGAAAGGAGGAGAAGAAGGTAGTTGTGAGAAAGGGCCAGAAGAAAGAAGTAGATCTTGGGAAGGGGAAGAAAGTAGATctaaagaagaaaggaaagaaagtagATCTGAGAAAGGGTAGGAAGAAATTGCTTGAAAACATAATAGAAGAAGAAGAGTTCAGTGATTCTGAGTTGAGTGAGCAAGGCAGTGAAGATTTTGGTCTTAATGAATTTGATATTGGTTTAAATAAGAGTGATGACTTATTTGAAAAACAAGATACTGGCTTAACTATAAAGGGAGTAGAAACTGGTTTAGGCATTGAAGAATTGAAAGGAAAAGAAATAAATGTACTTGAGCCTTCAAAAGCAAAAGAGAAGGTTTTATATGGAGTTGATGACTTGAATGTCAATGTGGAGGCAGATTTGGATTATGACTCAGAGGAGTTGAGAAGCCTGGTTGGATCTGATAATGATGATGAGGGCACATCTAACCCTACATTTAACCCTGACCATGACTTTAGCAAGCCTATAAAGCTGAGGTTAGGGTTAAACTTCCCTAGTGTTGAGGTTTTTAGGAAAGCCCTTGTGCAGCATAGTGTGACAAATGGCTATGACTTCTACTACTCACACAATGGAAGGGACAGGGTGACAGCTCATTGTTACAataggtgcaagtgtgagtggAACAAGAAGAGGTCAAAGCTTCTAAAGTGTGTTTGTGGGATTAAGAATCCCTGTAAGTTCAGAGTACATGCTAGGGATGTGACAGAAGGAATTTTTGAGATAACTGGGTTACATTTGAAGCATAACTGTGTAATGTCTACTTACAATAGAAAAGTGGGGTCTGAGTACCTAGCTCAGAAGTATGTTGAGTTTTGGAGAAACAATAGTGACTGGAAATTACAGAAATTCCATAAACATGTACTACAAGAGCTAGGAGTTCATGTAACCTACATGAGATGTTGGTTGGCAAGAGCTAGGGCAAGGCTCATGATTCATGGTAATGGCAAGGATCAATATGCCAAAGTATGGGAGTATGCAGCAGCAACATTGAAGTACAACCCTGGTAGTTCAGCATTTGTGGTGTGTGACAATATTGAGAGGCCTCCATCTATATTCAAAAGATTCTATGTCTGCCTAAAAGCTTGTAAAGAAGGATTTATACAAGGATGCAGGCCTATAATTGGAGTGGATGGATGTCATTTGAAGGGTGTATATCCTGGCATATGTCTGGTTGCTGTTGGGGTTGATGCAAACAATAACATATTCCCGTAGCATGGGCGAGTGGTTGAGGTGGAGAATAGGGACAGTTGGACCTGGTTTTTGGAGCTTCTAGCTAGTGATATAGGCAAAGTAGAGGGGGAAGGGCTTACAGTGATGTCCGACGAGACGAAGGGTCGATTGATGCCCTAGGTACTGTGGTGCCAAAGGCCAATATCAGATTCTGTGCAAGACACATTTGGGCCAATCTGAAATTGAGATTCAGTGGTCAGTTATACAAAGAAACATTCTGGGCTGCAGCCAGAGCTATGACAAGGGTAAGCATGCCTTCTCTAATGCACTTGTTTTTTTATGTTTACTCTTAACTACTCTTAACTGTTATTTCTTACAGTGTATCTATGTTTTTTAAATTGTGTAGGCTGATTTCTCAAAAGAAATGGAGGGCATGAAGCTATTATCAAGAGATGCATGGTCTTTTTTGAATGACATTCCCCCAAGGCATTGGTCTAGGCATGCATTTGACACTACCTGTAAGTCACACCTTCTCTTAAACAATGTGTGTGAGGTATTTAATCTTTGTGTTGAAGGAAGCTAGAGATAAACCTATACTTACACAACTAGAATGGATGAGAAAGTATGTTATGCAAAGATTATGTCAAAAGAGAGAGGGTGCTAAATCATATGAAGGGAGAGTGATGCCATATGTGGATAAGTACTTAGACTGGGCAAATGATGAGTCCAGATTTGCTACCTTTATGCAATCTGATGAGCATGAATTTGAGGTGGAACTCAGAGGGGAACAAGTTGTTGTGAACTTGTTAGACAAGACTTGTGGGTGCAACCATTGGAACTTAACTGGTTTACCTTGCCCACATGCAATGGCATGTCTCTTGGAAAAGAGAATGGACCCAAAAAACTATGTGGATGATTTCTATTCAAAGGAGAGGTACATGCTCACCTATGCCAACAAAGTTTCCCCTATGCCTGGGTAAAACATTGGGAACCTCTTGCTATGCCGAGCCACTACCACCACCCTTAAGGACCATGCCAGGAAGACCTAagggaaagaagagaagaaaagaagCTGGAGAGATAGAAGAACAAAGAATCAAGAGAGGGAAGAAGTCTAAACATTGCAAAGAATCGTGGAGGCTCGAGTCACTACAAGAGAACTTGCAAAAACCTGCTTTGCACCACCAAACACTGCTGTGAGGGCACCTGGTGGCAGACCACAAAAAAAGACTGAATGGGCACAGAACATCAGAGAGAAAGCAAGGGCAAGGGCAGCCCAAAAGGAAGCATGGAAAATAGCACATCTcaatggagcatcatcaagcaCCTCCACTGCTATGCCATCAACAAACACTGCTGCACCTACTTCATTGTCATTCACAGAGCTTTTATCCCAAGCTTCTAATGTTCAAGGAAATCAAGCATGGCACCAGTCTTGATCAAAGTCATGAATGCTATTGTTATTGAACTTGTGTAAGGTTTATTTATGAACAATTCAACAAATTTCTAAACCTGCTTTTGTTACTTATGAACAATTAGTTGGACTTGTGTAAGGTTTGTGAACTTGCTTTTGTGATGTAATGCAATTCATCGGTTTACGTTTATCAATATTTCAGTATTTGTGAACTTGCTTTTGTTGTGCTAATAACCAAATGCAATGTAAAAAATTGCAGCGTGTAATGAACAAGCAATTAAAATGAACAAGCAATTAAGAAGAACATAAGGTCTGACATTATCATTAAGAACTTAAAACCCACATTGTCGTTGCCATTACATTAAACATAGATACTCAAACTTACATACGACAAACTACTATGAAAATGATGAGCATCATACGAGCAAACACTACCATAGACAAGTCGCAACAATAACGCCCCTCTCATACTTTGCCATGAAGGCTTTGTTCTTCAGATTTTCAATCTCAAATTGTAGCTTCTTCCTATCCTCCTTAAGCCATTGTATTTCACGACTCAAACAACCAACTTCATAATCAACAAGTCTCTTCTCCATCTTGAGCTTGTTGATTATCTCTTCTCGCCACTCGGTTTGAACGCGATCATGCCAACGAAACCAACGACAACCAACCATACCACCTGTTGGGTTAGAGAACTTGCACTTCTCAAAACGTCTTCCTGGATTGTCATTAGTACCAGGCGTCAAAATGGCAACCGCACACCACAAAGACATTTTCTCGGTTGCTCTTCAACGACAAGATATTATGATCGCTTTCATAGCTACTTTCAAATGACATTTTGATTGGCAAGCTAACCCTAATTTTCAGAAGACAAATCAAACCAACATCAAAATCACAACCTAATTACCAACAACCATATCGAAATTAAATTGAAAAAAGTTAACCAAATCCAAACAATGGAGAATGATTTACCTTGACAGAGAATGAGAATACAATGAAGGAAACGAAATCCAAACAAAATTGAGGAAAAGAAGAAGGAttgaaagagaaagaagagaatgAATGGGGGAATTAGAAAGAAGAACACAACACAATTATAAAGGAGGAAATGAGGGCAAAATGGTCctaaaaaaaaaggttttaactCAAAAATTTAAAAACGACGGAAAAGTCTGTAGGAAACGTTATTGGGTGCAAGTTTTGAACGGAGCCATTAAGTTGggtgtaaaaaaataaaaaaatttgaggTGGGAGTTATTTTAAAAAAGTGCATTTGCTGAGGGTGTATTTGATAAATTACtctataaattataaataaagtaaattaaaatctaaaacataaactaattaaactaaggattaatcaaacaaagtcaaacaaggaagcaaattaaaacacaaaacctggacaaacccgtgcactgcacggatctgaaattttcgaaatatgacagaattgacccgtgcactgcgcgggttttgaattaatacattgctaattacaaaataaatactaaatcaatgcaataaattacgaaaatctacctaaattaaaattacaaattataggtctggaaaatcataaaaaaacaatttttatatggttaaaaataaatacacgtaaattaaataaactcgatttattaaattgccctattccaacacgaggatatgtaaatgagacggggtgtacgaccgaccgatatggcggatttctttcccatctcaagtcaacgcgggtgccggaatggtactttaactcatactcaaactattctagtttcgatattagttagacgatgttagacaatggttagtaaataaacaatgaaaaaaacaaaataaaaaggagagaagggagttttaatgcaccctcaacctacatgtatcgttgacaccgtcttgggtcgtaatcgatcgtagattttatctcgaggggccgtcgtcgacgaagacaattgaaattgaattttgaaatcacgaaacaaacacgttcaaaaggcatacttgagcagcgattttcaatcgctcaccacgacttcgtttctcaacgatttttcaaaccgaaagatgttttggaaactagaaaaactgaattttgtgaatatggaaacaaACCAGAAGCTTTAATGGGATTTGtgcacgagaatcaaggccaaagaccacgacagaaactcgaaaacaagatttgtgtccctgttttcgagcggctgtcacggctttagtttagggtttttttggacgattgatggttgttatttgcagtatgttgtggggagaacttagaggaataaatgtatggtgaagggggggtatttataagttgtttcgaagggtagaagtagggcaacaagcagtcgggcctgtttcgcatagctgctgtccatcagctaattcgtgggggtttttagggtttgtatgggggggttttcttggtggttaagttaaagtaatatgggtaggatactagggtatggtgtagggttattgggcacgggtttggtagctgtttggagcgggttttgggctcgggtttgagcacgcaaaacggggggggctgcttgtgttgcgggctgtttatggagtatttgggacgggaattggatgggttttgtggtgttataggtgctgggttgttgtgggtaatgtggagcacgggttggtggtgatgggttgaaggtttggaccaagtttgagtcggtttagaagggctttcgatgggctatacaaacacgggtaaaggaaggaattgggctgtgttgggaGTGTTTAAGACGAGatttgggtgtggatatgggggttcgaactggggttgaatgggtagaggcctaggttggttagtgtactcgagattcgtgccaactcgtaaagaaaacgggctcaaaaaccgagctataatcgagctccaaaacgcgtggttgaaacgagttttaaattttcaaattcgattttttaaaatcaaatagcacatttaaaatgaatgatttttcaaataaaaaaaaatatattttattttcaataaaataaatttaaggaaataaattcaaattaaaacaataaaatgaattcacttaaaaaaagctttaatttaaatatcatttaaattaataaaatactccgtcgacaacgctcattccacatcgtaaaacgagcccaaataatgacaatgacaactaagaatacatgtgtcctatcatcatcgggtgtttgtcgggttctctataaattccaatatcgacggatacgggtatctacagagcccccactttgactgaggcttggacaaggcgaaagtcaaagtataccccaggtccctctcgacctgaggattctgcgggtcgtttatagtccattagacttgcgtgtataagctcgccagccataagaagagatcatacctgaaactttgtcggggattaactcttgcttctattgtgtcaaattatcatcgttagtcatcgacccataaattgcatatatggtgggttgagccttatcatcgggcgcctacgtatccgtttctgacggaatcaaacccgcgtcgtagttcggctcgATGGCCTATAGCTTTCTGCTGCTTCGGCTCGGATGCCAATATCCCATTGTTCATGTGAGTAAAGACAAAACTTGCGCTTTGCTTATCAATTTCGCTGTTCTGCTAGGGAGAACGATTCACTGAAACTGACGTTTCTGTTGGGGAAATGTCATTTCCGTAGCATTCTGCTGTCGATCTTTGTTAGGAGGATGCCATCCTGTCTGTTTTGTGGTGGTCTCTGGAGCCGACGGCGacagagcccccagttggagcataTTCTACAAATTTAATCATAATATATAGCACGCGATTCACGTAGCGACATTTCGATACTTGAAATGGTCATCGACC
The Silene latifolia isolate original U9 population chromosome 11, ASM4854445v1, whole genome shotgun sequence genome window above contains:
- the LOC141614517 gene encoding uncharacterized protein LOC141614517, producing the protein MCVRYLIFVLKEARDKPILTQLEWMRKYVMQRLCQKREGAKSYEGRVMPYVDKYLDWANDESRFATFMQSDEHEFEVELRGEQVVVNLLDKTCGCNHWNLTGLPCPHAMACLLEKRMDPKNYVDDFYSKERYMLTYANKVSPMPG